The DNA window GTTTTATGTTCCattaaatttgtaaaacaaactattcaCGTACTTTCTATTTTTAGGTTTTAACCGACTACAATGAGTATTTGGAAGGCGTAAAGATATGGTTCAACGGAACATCTTTAAATTGGCGTAATGCAACTGATGacgaaattactttattaaatcCGGCGCATCCCGACGTCCTGTGTTCAAACGGATCCTTGATGAACATTGACAATAGTGGATCTTCGAGTTATGTACTCACGGGATTGATGGCTTATACCCAGTACGATATATTCTTGATGCCGTTTTACAAGATGTTGCTTGGGAAGCCATCAAATTTGATGACGGGGTATACGGACGAGGATGGTAAGGATTTTcttttcgttttgtttgtttactggaTGTGGTTGCATACTTTATGTGTTGGTGATATTTTAGTACCTTCTGCGCCGCCCCAAAGCGTTACGGCGGGTGTAATAAACGCAACATCGGCGTGGATACGATGGGAACCGCCACCTGTGAGCACGTGGAACGGTGAACTCACCGGGTACTTGGTAAGTTTTTGTTTtccaattattattgtttaataatgattattgtTTTGCTCGATAAAGTTTTATGCTGGGTTTTAACTAACATGGCACGTATTGTTTACAGCTTATGGTTAGTTCCCATGGTCATAAAGTAGAATAATGCAGATTTATTATTGCTTGATTATGTTCAAAATCATTTTGGTAAATTTTTAATGAAGAACcattttggttaaatatttcGTAGGTACATCTTATTCTGTATCTACCATTCATTTTCACATACAATAGTAGATTATTCATCGTTAGATTCAAAGTCATATATATACTCTTTTAGCCTTGGTCTTTGTATTTAACAAAGCGAGAAGTCTTTAAGTAGATTTCCTGTACACAGATCGAGATCCGCGTGGGAGGTAGCACTGGAGGTCGGGTGGTTGGTCAGATGTCGCTGGGAGCTCGCACACGCGCGGCCGTGGCTAGCTCCCTTCGGTCTGGCGGCCGGTACAGCGCACGCGCCGCCGCTGTCACGCGACGCGGACACGGACCGTTCAGCGCGCCCGCGCACATACACATGCTACCCACGCAGTCACAAAGACACTACGTCCAGTAAGTGCTACTTCCGATCTAATAAGCCAGCTAATTGGACCTTGTTTGGTATTCATATGTTTGCATATATGAATGTTTTCAACCGTCAACATTAGATTTGAGATTAGATATGAAAATCAGTTAGTACAACATTTGGacattattaatcaaaatgtatttcttttcttcttaGGACTGAACCACCAAAAGATTCAAACATAACGCACATATTTCAAGAAACATGGCTCCTAGCTCTCGGTCTAACATTATTCTCTGTAATTGCAATCGGAGTATTCAGCGTGTATTACATCAAGCGCCGGAACAacattcaaagaaaaaaatctactGGTAATTGACATTAATGTATACAAacagtaatgtatgtatatcttaAGTACATGTAATTGAAACATTGATTCGGATTGTAGGTCAGTCAATTGTAACAGCTCAACAGTGCCTATTGAATAAAGACACTATTTGGTTGAGAGAGCGGCCAGTATTCGCCGCTCCAAACGATCCAACTCTAGACGTGAGCAGCTGTCACCAAAGTCTGCTTCATGGTAAGTATTGCTTGTTATCTACTCCGATAATCAAGTGTTTACCTAAGAACCACGACATATTTCTCACGGTATAAATTCCGTTGAAATAGATTCTTCTTCTAACAAATACCTAAGATTGTCCTATGATAAAGTGTTTGAACTCATTTTAGAATTAGACCATTGATGCCATCATTTGTCATTTATCAAAGCGACTACTAAATAGAAACCGTTTATAGAATGTAACGTTATTCCCAGGTGGGCAATCAACAAGCATTCTAAGTGTCGAGCCTGAATACAGTCTGCCTCAGAATTCCATTCAAGGATTAGACGCGTCGAGTGTCGACAGAATGCGGCGCGGACCACCGGAACCTTACGCGTCCAGCGCAATTTACACAGAACTCAATTTCAAGGTACGCTTTGATAAGATTTTCGAGAACTCCATTGTTGACTCTAGATAACATTTCAACGAATTTGCATACGTTAATCCTATCGTATATCAAATACCTCACAAAATGTTCATAAGTGTAACAATAAATATCGTTTTCCACACAGGACAATAATGAAATTGGAGACTTGAGAAATTGTCCAGAAAGGCGATCTCATAACAATAGCATTGTGAGGTCGTGTAATGGAAGTATTCAGTATTCGAACGGGGAATGTTCAACGTGTTGCCATAGCACGTCTAGTAGATCAACTAAGGACTATAGAGAGCCGAGGCATGAGAACGCACATAATGACATTAATGTCTTAGAGGACGACTGTGCTTCTTGTCATACAAATAGGTCCGGATCAAGAAGTCGACAAGACAAAAGCAAAGTGTGTCCGGCGAGTGATTTAGAGTATGACTATCCGCAGTGGCACTGGCTGGGCAGGGAGAACAGTTTCAAAATTCCCATTCAGACGAGTAGACATTCGAATGTAGCGAGGTCGGAGCAGGGCTGTCAAATAAATCTGTGTGATATACTGCCGCCACCGCCGTATGAGGTAAATTGATCTTGTTTACAATTTTGCCCCCATGACCATCAGTGTTTTTCAGCTTAATGGACAATGCGGATATTTAgtgttaatgtattttttcagAGTCCCGAAAACAAGATCGTGTATGGACCTCCAAACAATTAGAGACGTTAATAACGTTCGAGAAGGAAAATCAAAGCAATAATCAACATTATCTTTTCAAATTATAAGGATAAGTtacgtgaaaaaaaaaaagttctgcATTTGTTAGTGATGTTCGTAATGTGGAACTGAAAACTAAGATGGTATTTAGGTGTAGGTAGTAACGTGTAACTTAATATTCGTCACTCAAGATCATAACCATTGTAGATTAGCCATAGTAGTGCTTGTAATGTAGATACCGAACTTTTGATATTTGTATCGCGTAATTTATTCCTAAGGCCCCTAACAGACATGTGACTTTAAGTAGGACGTTTTCGACTTCTAGCGTTTTTACAGCTCCAAGCTTTATGTACGAAATAGAATTCCCGATTGTCAATACTAAAGGCGGCATGTATGTTTGGTGCCTAATCTATATTCTAGTCACAGTTCATAGGACTAGTTTTGCCATTGGTAACACTTGTACTTTCTCGTAAGCTAATATTTTGTACGTTTACTCCACGAAATAAGGTTGTTACAATTTTGACTGTAAACGTAGAATAAACAAACTGCCCTGCATTTCACTGCCATATACCTTTAGGTCTTTCTAGAATATTAGTTATATAATCTTTgactgtgatatttatattaaatttgtgtattagaaataaatgtaatcctagtgtaattaattacctactCAATTTTCCCGACCTTCTTAAACTTTTAATACTTTGCATACCTATTGTAAGAGACAAACCAATTCGATctgtattgttaaaaatattttcagaaacaGTTGTGTTGTACCCGAAACAGAAATCTGAAATATAGCAACTTTATAAAAACGACGTCGTTTTATTTGTCACTTTGTTGACAGTAAACGTGGTTTCCTGTTTGTCATCGCCTGTTTATTATCTAGAGGCGTATATTTTATTCAAGGAATCGTCCAATAAAAGTATGAAAAGTCTTCCTTAAGACCTTATTCGGTTTTCATGTACCTGGAACTTTATAGTAGAAACAGAGatataaaatacgttaaaaggggatataaataaataatatacctacacttAGAAATGAAGTACGTCGTTACCTGTGGCTTACAAGGCTCTAACCGAGTCATAAACTTTAAATACTTGTAAACCAACTTGTTGGCGCCGAGATTTATTTTACGATTACAttgttaatttgaaattaataatttacgcCTATCATGTTCCTAGTTCAACGTAACTAGAGCAAAAATGGATGAATTTAAGGATTTCACATCATCAATCAATTGGGACGGTGTGTGATACATTTGGAGCCCGAAAAACTGTATAGAGCGGACTTATTCTCCGGGCAAAAGGTTTCGGGTTAAGAGCATTTGGCAATAAATCTTTGAGTCCAATTTATTCCTGTCTTGCTTACGTATCGGCTACGTTTATAGCTACCTTTTTGGTGCCGA is part of the Spodoptera frugiperda isolate SF20-4 chromosome 30, AGI-APGP_CSIRO_Sfru_2.0, whole genome shotgun sequence genome and encodes:
- the LOC118269808 gene encoding roundabout homolog 2, with protein sequence MVDAGVNECNNTINGRNQFVFLVFVHLLLIGLNGTNAQNRAPRIKEHPSNTVSGRSEPATLRCVVEGRPKPHVQWYKDGSPLPPAEDGHRVLLEDGLLFLSVNRGKKESDEGVYWCVARNLAGEAVSHNASLNVAVLRDEFRAEPRDVRVAAGEPALLECSPPRGVPEPSVHWLKDGQSYDVEVNGRVTVTDTGNLKILETLPTDSGSFRCVASNIAGERQSRAATLSVLRRPHFVVKPSNVTALVGQTVEFNCQSYDASVKISWVKEDGSLPSHASIIRGLLRLEHVSATDAGVYSCRADSHAGTSITSATLTVYSLPHFTQIPSNLTAWEGDVVSIPCEAKGLPTPTTFWILEGTQDSLLFPECTRSNTSLLYLDGARPEHSGRVICTAVNAAGSIMQEAYLKVLKKGNNELKEPSLDREYNIDYERQTRMTQYELVQARKYLQQNVLVLRRVEALSSTSLKVVWDVLTDYNEYLEGVKIWFNGTSLNWRNATDDEITLLNPAHPDVLCSNGSLMNIDNSGSSSYVLTGLMAYTQYDIFLMPFYKMLLGKPSNLMTGYTDEDVPSAPPQSVTAGVINATSAWIRWEPPPVSTWNGELTGYLIEIRVGGSTGGRVVGQMSLGARTRAAVASSLRSGGRYSARAAAVTRRGHGPFSAPAHIHMLPTQSQRHYVQTEPPKDSNITHIFQETWLLALGLTLFSVIAIGVFSVYYIKRRNNIQRKKSTGQSIVTAQQCLLNKDTIWLRERPVFAAPNDPTLDVSSCHQSLLHGGQSTSILSVEPEYSLPQNSIQGLDASSVDRMRRGPPEPYASSAIYTELNFKDNNEIGDLRNCPERRSHNNSIVRSCNGSIQYSNGECSTCCHSTSSRSTKDYREPRHENAHNDINVLEDDCASCHTNRSGSRSRQDKSKVCPASDLEYDYPQWHWLGRENSFKIPIQTSRHSNVARSEQGCQINLCDILPPPPYESPENKIVYGPPNN